From a region of the Tenggerimyces flavus genome:
- a CDS encoding response regulator, with protein sequence MIRVLVVEDDQVAAEAHRMYVSRVQGFEVAGVVHSGRDALRTLENTPVDLVLLDLYLPDGHGLDVCRALRAAGHRADVIAVTSARDLALVRAAVSVGVVQYLLKPFTFAGLRDRLQAYARYHAQLVEGAGPPSQDDIDQAFAVLRSPDTPLPKGLSQESLDAVAAAVRSSSDGASASTIASQVGMSRVTARRYLEYLADLGTVARRPSYGRVGRPEVGYHWVTAETQ encoded by the coding sequence GTGATCCGCGTGCTGGTGGTCGAGGACGACCAGGTCGCGGCCGAGGCGCACCGGATGTACGTCTCGCGGGTGCAGGGTTTCGAGGTCGCCGGAGTCGTGCACTCGGGGCGAGATGCCCTTCGTACGTTGGAGAACACGCCCGTCGACCTCGTGCTGCTCGACCTCTACCTGCCGGACGGGCACGGCCTCGACGTGTGCCGGGCGTTGCGCGCCGCGGGTCACCGCGCGGACGTGATCGCGGTGACGTCGGCCCGCGACCTCGCGCTGGTGCGGGCGGCGGTGTCGGTGGGTGTGGTGCAGTATCTGCTGAAGCCGTTCACGTTCGCCGGGTTGCGGGATCGGCTGCAGGCGTACGCGCGCTACCACGCCCAGCTGGTGGAGGGTGCGGGGCCGCCGAGCCAGGACGACATCGACCAGGCGTTCGCGGTGCTCCGTTCGCCGGACACGCCGTTGCCGAAGGGGCTCAGCCAGGAGTCGCTGGACGCGGTGGCGGCCGCCGTACGTTCGTCGTCGGACGGGGCGTCGGCGAGCACGATCGCCAGCCAGGTCGGGATGTCCCGTGTGACGGCACGGCGCTACCTCGAGTACCTCGCCGATCTGGGCACGGTGGCGCGGCGGCCGTCGTACGGGCGAGTCGGCCGGCCCGAGGTGGGTTACCACTGGGTGACCGCCGAAACACAATGA
- a CDS encoding sensor histidine kinase, translating into MARLPTQRWSLARQLYLLQVLVVLFVVGGGTVVVTYDALNSTTDVAEERVTAIARTLAETPSVGEALYAVNPSTTLQPLAERVRKDTGVDFITIMSPSGTRFTHPTASLIGQQFIGHTEPALRGETFTETYTGTLGPSIRVVTPVQVDGEIRGLISVGITLETIGNELRERVAVLVGVATLTLLLGGFGTWLISRRLRRHTHDLRGSDLTRMYEYYEAVLHGVREGILLIDGEKRLTLANDGAHRLLDLPTGAGGTPVASLGLPEELTATLLDDEPRHDELHLTANRLLLVNTSLVRSGNRVLGTAVTLRDQTELQTLTGALDAERGFTESLRSQAHESANRLHTVVSLIELGRPEEAVAFATAELETSQRLTDQVIGAVSEPVLAALLLGKAASASERGVELVVTSDPEVSENLPSGLDSRDLVTVLGNLIDNAIDASAGSEPAKVSVTVRRASDELWLSVADSGPGLDEEATENAFRRGWSTKKGDPVVGRGLGLALVGQAVRRARGSIEVANSGGAVFTVRLPVPRPLPVALDPMLLPGGSS; encoded by the coding sequence ATGGCACGGCTACCGACGCAGCGCTGGAGCCTGGCGCGCCAGTTGTATCTGCTGCAGGTGCTGGTCGTCCTGTTCGTCGTGGGCGGCGGCACCGTGGTCGTCACGTACGACGCGCTCAACTCGACCACCGACGTCGCCGAGGAGCGCGTGACGGCGATCGCCCGGACGCTCGCCGAGACGCCGAGCGTCGGCGAGGCGCTGTACGCCGTCAACCCGTCGACGACGCTGCAACCGCTCGCCGAACGGGTCCGCAAGGACACCGGCGTCGACTTCATCACGATCATGAGCCCAAGTGGCACCCGCTTCACCCACCCCACCGCGAGCCTGATCGGGCAGCAGTTCATCGGGCACACCGAGCCGGCCCTGCGCGGCGAAACTTTCACCGAGACGTACACCGGAACTCTCGGCCCGTCGATCCGCGTCGTCACGCCGGTCCAGGTCGACGGCGAGATCCGCGGGCTGATCAGCGTCGGCATCACGTTGGAGACGATCGGGAACGAGCTGCGCGAGCGGGTCGCCGTGCTGGTGGGCGTCGCGACGCTCACGTTGCTGCTCGGCGGGTTCGGCACGTGGCTGATCAGCCGGCGGCTGCGGCGGCACACGCACGACCTGCGCGGCAGCGACCTGACGCGGATGTACGAGTACTACGAGGCGGTGTTGCACGGCGTACGCGAGGGGATTCTGCTGATCGACGGGGAGAAACGGCTGACGCTCGCGAACGACGGCGCGCATCGGCTGCTCGATCTTCCAACAGGGGCTGGCGGAACACCCGTCGCGTCGCTCGGACTGCCGGAGGAGCTCACGGCGACGCTGCTCGACGACGAGCCGCGGCACGACGAGCTGCACCTCACCGCCAATCGACTGCTGCTGGTCAACACGTCGCTCGTACGTTCGGGAAACCGCGTTCTCGGCACTGCCGTCACGTTGCGGGACCAGACCGAGCTGCAGACTCTCACGGGCGCGTTGGACGCCGAACGTGGCTTCACCGAGTCGTTGCGCTCGCAGGCGCACGAGTCGGCCAATCGGCTGCACACCGTGGTGTCGTTGATCGAGCTGGGGCGGCCGGAGGAGGCGGTGGCCTTCGCTACCGCGGAATTGGAGACGTCGCAGCGGCTGACGGACCAAGTTATCGGAGCTGTTTCGGAGCCCGTTCTCGCCGCGTTGTTGCTCGGTAAGGCCGCTTCGGCGAGCGAGCGCGGAGTGGAGCTCGTCGTGACTTCGGACCCGGAAGTTTCGGAGAATTTGCCGTCGGGGTTGGATTCTCGGGATCTCGTCACCGTTCTCGGAAACTTGATCGACAACGCGATCGACGCTTCCGCGGGGAGTGAGCCGGCGAAAGTTTCGGTGACCGTTCGGCGAGCTTCCGACGAGCTGTGGTTGAGCGTGGCCGACTCGGGGCCGGGCCTCGACGAGGAGGCGACGGAGAACGCGTTCCGGCGCGGATGGTCAACGAAGAAGGGCGATCCGGTGGTCGGACGTGGGCTCGGCTTGGCGCTCGTCGGGCAGGCCGTGCGGCGGGCGCGCGGGTCGATCGAGGTCGCGAACTCCGGCGGCGCGGTCTTCACGGTGCGGTTACCCGTTCCTCGGCCACTGCCGGTGGCGTTGGATCCGATGCTGTTGCCTGGTGGGTCGTCGTGA
- a CDS encoding YbhB/YbcL family Raf kinase inhibitor-like protein: MTGQPPSPYDFLPEVPSFTVTSTDFAEGATLQKPQLSGIFGAGGEDVSPQLSWSGFPEETQSFAVTCYDPDAPTASGFWHWAVYNLPASTTELATNAGSPDGAQLPEGAVTLGNEAGLKQYLGAAPPPNHREHRYFFVVHAVDVPALDLPEGARPAILGFNLYQHTLARGTLVGVYENLG; the protein is encoded by the coding sequence ATGACCGGGCAACCGCCTAGCCCGTACGACTTCCTGCCCGAGGTGCCGTCGTTCACGGTGACCAGTACGGACTTCGCCGAGGGCGCGACGCTGCAGAAGCCGCAGCTGTCCGGCATCTTCGGCGCAGGCGGCGAGGACGTGTCGCCGCAGCTGTCCTGGTCGGGCTTCCCCGAGGAGACGCAGAGCTTCGCGGTGACGTGCTACGACCCGGACGCCCCGACCGCGAGCGGCTTCTGGCACTGGGCAGTCTACAACCTGCCCGCCTCGACGACCGAGCTCGCCACGAACGCCGGCAGCCCCGACGGCGCGCAGCTGCCCGAGGGCGCGGTGACGCTGGGGAACGAGGCCGGCCTGAAGCAGTACCTCGGCGCCGCCCCGCCGCCGAACCACCGTGAGCACCGGTACTTCTTCGTGGTGCACGCGGTCGACGTACCCGCGCTGGACCTGCCCGAGGGCGCCCGGCCGGCGATCCTGGGCTTCAACCTCTACCAGCACACGCTGGCCCGCGGCACCCTCGTCGGGGTCTACGAGAACCTGGGCTAG
- a CDS encoding ABC transporter ATP-binding protein produces MTEGADTTTASPPRHQAVGEAVRLIELRKSYGAIEAVKGIDLSVQRGEVVALLGPNGAGKTTTISILLGLLQPTTGSAALFGKPPKHAISAGRVGAVLQYAEPLDGVTVAELVRAVGDLYTHSRTVEDVLEAAGIADLAGRRTEKLSGGQKQRVRFALALVANPDLLVLDEPTSAMDVAARRTFWTAVRAYTETGGTVLFSTHYLEGADENADRIVLIAAGRVVADGPVTQIKAVASARMVRATLDAPASHDLLLLPGVQSAEVHGHVVTLRCTDADRAVRELLDQFPDARDLEVRAAPLAEAILQLTADNEGDQ; encoded by the coding sequence ATGACTGAGGGAGCAGACACCACCACCGCGTCACCTCCCCGCCACCAGGCCGTGGGCGAAGCCGTCCGCCTCATCGAGCTCCGCAAGAGCTACGGAGCGATCGAGGCGGTCAAGGGCATCGACCTGTCGGTCCAGCGCGGCGAGGTCGTCGCCCTCCTCGGTCCCAACGGGGCCGGCAAGACCACCACGATCTCCATCCTGCTCGGCCTGTTGCAGCCGACGACCGGCTCGGCGGCGCTGTTCGGCAAGCCGCCCAAACACGCCATCTCCGCGGGGAGAGTCGGCGCCGTCCTGCAGTACGCCGAGCCGCTCGACGGCGTCACCGTCGCCGAGCTCGTCCGCGCCGTTGGCGACCTCTACACCCACAGCAGGACTGTCGAAGACGTTCTCGAGGCCGCCGGCATCGCCGACCTGGCCGGCAGGCGCACCGAGAAGCTCTCCGGCGGGCAGAAGCAGCGCGTACGGTTCGCGCTCGCGCTCGTCGCCAACCCCGACCTGCTCGTCCTCGACGAGCCCACCTCGGCGATGGACGTCGCAGCCCGGCGTACGTTCTGGACCGCCGTCCGCGCGTACACCGAGACCGGCGGGACGGTCCTGTTCTCCACCCACTACCTCGAAGGGGCGGACGAGAACGCCGACCGGATCGTGCTGATCGCGGCCGGCCGGGTCGTCGCCGACGGGCCGGTGACGCAGATCAAGGCCGTGGCGAGCGCCCGGATGGTCCGGGCCACGCTCGACGCGCCCGCGAGCCACGACCTGCTCCTGCTGCCCGGCGTGCAGTCCGCCGAGGTGCACGGCCACGTCGTGACGCTGCGGTGCACGGACGCGGACCGAGCCGTCCGCGAGCTGCTCGACCAGTTCCCGGACGCGCGCGACCTCGAGGTCCGCGCGGCGCCGCTCGCCGAGGCGATCCTGCAGCTCACCGCGGACAACGAGGGGGACCAGTAG
- a CDS encoding histidine kinase — translation MLAYSRLEILRTLRSVTYLAYHIAFPVMFYLLFTTIFDTKSVGGLDFGTHMMVSMAFFGAFGAGVSGLGARIAMERANKWTDQLAVTPLTSPAYLAAKVFAAAIVMIPIVLLVLAIGTVINSQRLAPGTWILVAVTDERVRFARDLHDILGQRLSAAALRAELAGRTAASDPERSAREAFAASELAREALADVRQAVTGYRRTTLADEVETATVLLNATGVDVVAKVPSEPLPEGVDELAGWVVREGATNVARHAHAERCWITVTGTSPYTVTVSDDGGGADSGWGNGLTGLAERLEPHGGELVTAEHGGRFELRATIPGESAA, via the coding sequence ATGCTCGCCTACTCGCGCCTGGAGATCCTGCGTACGTTGCGCAGCGTCACTTACCTCGCGTATCACATCGCCTTCCCGGTGATGTTCTACCTGCTGTTCACGACGATCTTCGACACCAAGAGCGTCGGCGGGCTCGACTTCGGCACGCACATGATGGTGTCGATGGCGTTCTTCGGCGCGTTCGGCGCGGGCGTCTCCGGCCTCGGCGCGCGGATCGCGATGGAACGGGCGAACAAGTGGACCGACCAGCTCGCCGTGACCCCGTTGACGTCGCCGGCCTACCTGGCGGCGAAGGTCTTCGCGGCCGCCATCGTGATGATCCCGATCGTGCTGCTGGTGCTGGCGATCGGCACCGTGATCAACTCCCAGCGCCTCGCACCGGGCACCTGGATCCTCGTCGCGGTGACCGACGAACGGGTGCGGTTCGCGCGCGACCTGCACGACATCCTGGGCCAGCGCCTGTCCGCGGCGGCGTTGCGCGCCGAGCTCGCGGGTCGGACGGCCGCGAGCGACCCGGAACGTTCCGCGCGGGAGGCGTTCGCCGCGTCGGAGCTGGCACGGGAGGCGTTGGCCGACGTTCGGCAGGCGGTCACCGGCTATCGCCGTACGACGCTGGCCGACGAGGTGGAGACGGCGACGGTGCTGCTGAACGCGACCGGGGTCGACGTGGTCGCGAAGGTGCCGTCGGAGCCGCTGCCGGAGGGCGTCGACGAGCTCGCCGGCTGGGTCGTCCGTGAGGGCGCGACGAACGTGGCCCGGCACGCGCACGCCGAGCGCTGCTGGATCACGGTCACGGGCACGTCTCCGTACACCGTGACCGTCTCGGACGACGGCGGCGGTGCCGACTCCGGCTGGGGGAATGGCCTTACCGGGTTGGCGGAACGGCTCGAACCGCACGGCGGCGAGCTGGTCACCGCCGAGCATGGTGGGCGCTTCGAGCTCCGCGCGACGATCCCGGGGGAGAGTGCCGCATGA
- a CDS encoding response regulator transcription factor — protein sequence MIRIVVADDQHMVRGALAALLSLEPDLEVVAEAENGVAAVAAVAEHLPDIALLDIEMPDMDGITVAAKIRELAPSTRVLILTTFGRPGYLRRAMDSGVQGFVVKDARAPELATSVRRVHNGEVVLDPALAVASLSRGPNPLTSREGDVLRASADGHTTAEIAERLSLSKGTVRNYLSSAIAKCAARNRQEAARTALERGWL from the coding sequence ATGATCCGCATCGTGGTCGCCGACGACCAGCACATGGTGCGCGGCGCGCTCGCCGCGCTGCTGTCGCTCGAGCCCGACCTGGAGGTCGTGGCGGAGGCCGAGAACGGCGTGGCAGCCGTCGCCGCGGTGGCCGAGCACCTACCCGACATCGCCTTGCTGGACATCGAGATGCCGGACATGGACGGCATCACCGTGGCGGCGAAGATCCGCGAGCTCGCACCGTCGACACGGGTGCTGATCCTCACGACGTTCGGCCGGCCTGGGTACCTGCGGCGGGCGATGGACTCCGGCGTGCAGGGGTTCGTCGTGAAGGACGCGCGGGCGCCGGAGCTGGCGACGTCCGTACGCCGGGTGCACAACGGCGAGGTGGTGCTGGACCCCGCCCTCGCCGTCGCGTCCCTGTCCCGCGGCCCGAACCCGCTCACGTCGCGCGAGGGCGACGTGCTGCGCGCGAGCGCCGACGGCCACACCACGGCGGAGATCGCCGAGCGGCTGTCGTTGTCCAAGGGGACCGTACGGAACTACCTCTCGTCCGCTATCGCCAAGTGTGCCGCGCGAAACCGGCAGGAGGCAGCCCGTACGGCCCTCGAACGTGGCTGGCTCTAG
- a CDS encoding phosphatidylinositol-specific phospholipase C1-like protein, whose amino-acid sequence MTKLTRLARSGIALASVAATLAAPLAVTTASSHGGDDVRMNQIQVMGAHNAFHREMQGAELAESIKIDPGYPTWGFYSHASVPDLLERQSVRALEFDLLPDPAGGLYSNPLARQRAGLGPDPDPDMAAPGMKVIHVADQDYNSSCRTLVRCLEQVRTWSRANRGHVPLILQLELKQTDDRWEQQGGAVSPPWTTPLLDDIDQEIRSVFTEKELITADDLRRPGLTLEQSILKQGWPKLSWARGKVMFFFDNGGPGAIRDMYIAGRPNLEGRAVFTRGNPGSPDAAITMVNDPRGAANTAAIQDLVRRGYIVRTRSDEPLRTIRENDYSRVGVALDSGAQMVTTDFPTIGMTARYDSEFVAELPGGKAVRCNPLVAPRGCRDSSLEH is encoded by the coding sequence GGGGGTGACGACGTACGCATGAACCAGATCCAGGTTATGGGTGCGCACAACGCGTTCCACCGCGAGATGCAGGGCGCGGAGCTCGCCGAGTCCATCAAGATCGACCCGGGCTACCCAACCTGGGGCTTCTACTCGCACGCCTCCGTCCCGGACCTGCTGGAACGGCAGAGCGTCCGCGCGCTGGAGTTCGACCTGCTCCCCGACCCGGCCGGCGGCCTGTACAGCAACCCGCTCGCCCGGCAGCGCGCCGGGCTCGGACCCGATCCGGACCCCGACATGGCCGCACCGGGCATGAAGGTGATCCACGTCGCCGACCAGGACTACAACTCCAGCTGCCGAACGTTGGTGCGCTGCCTGGAGCAGGTACGGACGTGGTCCCGCGCGAACCGCGGCCACGTCCCGCTCATCCTGCAGCTGGAGCTCAAGCAGACCGACGACCGCTGGGAGCAGCAGGGCGGCGCGGTGAGCCCGCCGTGGACCACGCCGCTGCTCGACGACATCGACCAGGAGATCCGCTCGGTCTTCACCGAGAAGGAGCTGATCACCGCCGACGACCTGCGCCGCCCCGGCCTGACTCTTGAGCAGTCGATCCTCAAGCAGGGTTGGCCGAAGCTGTCCTGGGCGCGCGGCAAGGTGATGTTCTTCTTCGACAACGGCGGCCCCGGCGCGATCCGGGACATGTACATCGCCGGGCGGCCGAACCTCGAGGGCCGCGCCGTCTTCACCCGCGGCAACCCGGGCAGCCCGGACGCCGCGATCACGATGGTGAACGACCCGCGCGGGGCCGCCAACACCGCCGCCATCCAGGACCTGGTGCGGCGCGGCTACATCGTCCGGACCCGTTCGGACGAGCCGCTGCGCACGATTCGTGAGAACGACTACAGCCGCGTCGGCGTCGCGCTTGACAGCGGCGCCCAGATGGTCACGACCGACTTCCCGACGATCGGCATGACCGCGCGGTACGACAGCGAGTTCGTGGCCGAGCTGCCCGGCGGCAAGGCCGTTCGCTGTAACCCGCTCGTCGCTCCCCGCGGCTGCCGAGACAGCTCCCTCGAGCACTGA